From the genome of Euwallacea similis isolate ESF13 chromosome 24, ESF131.1, whole genome shotgun sequence, one region includes:
- the LOC136416609 gene encoding uncharacterized protein → MIFEDGVIRTLDLKFDEKCGGIGKVLFDSCKKYHNRIAVINTVTEEWDTYSDLLSKCMGTASALRKRGLQPQNLIALCSNKENINASIPLIAAQFLGCISFSVDPCHTVEECAEFFEQVPPKIVFTTAQSKDVISRALKRLGVDVEIIVFGEQFQKEFLENKEQFLPIDIKDLNTTSMIHFSSGSTGTPKAICLSHYYLLALEFCQGFGATVVGPNHHQLNNHPMGSVSLKYTNWYWVSSTMDLIINIMAGGCRLLRDRFDPQEFWRSTDKYRVTDVFLMPLQCVELSESVKPEDVDISSLFRITTGSYILHNDFIYKLREIMPNVNITQLYGMTECGEVTSFNPYNSKSKDLLRLKPNSCGMPVDGLHYKVIDVETGKKCGPNQQGELYLKGKKMFRCFYNKDASISFDEEGFFKSGDLVYFDEDFCLHILDRIKNVLRWNDRFVFLYHVEKVLLNHPAVNNAIVIGIPHKREGERMMGVIQLKEDADVVTEEELTNYVNQRVEDHKRLREGVTFVKSFPTTITGKVNRLKLKEMILQNLKK, encoded by the exons ATGATTTTCGAAGACGGAGTCATCCGAACTCTAGATCTCAAATTTGACGAAAAATGCGGCGGTATCGGCAAGGTTTTGTTTGACTCCTGCAAGAAATATCACAATAGAATTGCAGTG ATCAACACCGTAACTGAAGAATGGGATACGTACTCGGACCTCCTGAGCAAGTGCATGGGGACCGCCTCGGCCCTCCGGAAACGAGGATTGCAACCCCAAAACCTCATTGCGTTGTGCTCGAATAAGGAGAACATAAATGCGAGCATCCCCCTCATCGCAGCTCAGTTTTTGGGGTGCATTTCCTTCAGTGTGGACCCTTGTCACACAGTGGAGGAATGCGCTGAGTTTTTCGAGCAAGTCCCACCAAAAATTGTCTTCACCACTG CTCAATCCAAAGACGTGATATCCAGGGCTCTGAAGCGTCTAGGGGTTGACGTTGAAATAATAGTGTTTGGGGAGCAATTCCAAAAGGAGTTTTTGGAGAATAAAGAACAGTTCCTGCCAATTGATATAAAAGACTTGAACACTACTTCTATGATACATTTTAGTAGTGGAAGCACTGGTACTCCTAAGGCTATATGTCTTAGTCACTATTACCTCCTTGCGTTAGAGTTTTGCCAGGG ATTCGGAGCCACAGTGGTGGGACCAAATCATCACCAACTCAACAACCACCCGATGGGTTCGGTTTCCCTGAAGTACACCAACTGGTACTGGGTCTCTTCAACTATggatttgataataaatattatggCGGGGGGGTGCCGACTTCTGAGGGACCGATTTGATCCTCAAGAATTCTGGAGAAGTACTGACAAATATCGC GTTACAGACGTCTTCTTGATGCCTCTGCAGTGTGTAGAGCTTTCGGAATCAGTGAAACCTGAAGACGTGGATATTTCCAGTTTGTTTAGAATTACCACTGGAtcttatattttacataacgattttatatacaaattaaGGGAGATTATGCCAA ATGTAAATATTACTCAATTGTACGGTATGACTGAATGCGGTGAAGTTACATCGTTCAATCCTTATAACTCGAAATCAAAAGATCTGCTGCGTCTTAAACCCAACTCTTGTGGAATGCCAGTCGATGGTTTACATTACAAGGTCATAGATGTGGAAACTGGAAAGAAATGTGGTCCAAATCAACAGGGAGAACTTTACCTGAAAGgaaagaaaatgtttagatGCTTCTACAACAAAGATGCCTCAATATCTTTTGACGAAGAAGGTTTCTTCAAATCGGGAGATTTGGTCTACTTCGACGAAGATTTCTGCTTGCACATTTTGGACaggattaaaaatgttttaag ATGGAACGACCGCTTTGTGTTCCTGTATCACGTTGAAAAGGTGCTATTGAATCATCCAGCAGTGAACAATGCTATAGTGATAGGGATTCCACATAAGAGGGAAGGAGAGAGGATGATGGGAGTCATACAGCTAAAGGAAGATGCAGATGTTGTGACGGAAGAAGAGTTGACTAATTACGTGAACCAGAGGGTTGAAGATCATAAAAG ATTGCGAGAAGGAGTCACCTTTGTTAAGAGTTTTCCGACCACCATCACGGGAAAAGTAAACAGGCTCAAATTAAAAGAGATGAtactgcaaaatttaaaaaaatga